The Fimbriimonadales bacterium genome contains a region encoding:
- a CDS encoding amidase gives MMSPFATIQEMHDAIRSKKISSVELTESYLARLKTLGKEHHAVVEITEEIALKQAREADEYLEKNRRTKSKLHGIPYGAKDLLATKGIPTRWGSPGHHDQVFDYDATVIRKLREAGAVLIGKLSMIELAGGGNYNVAHASDVGACLCAWDKKRWAGGSSSGSGAATALGCVGFSIGSETSGSITCPSAFNGVTGFRPTYGRVSRYGAMALCWTLDKLGPMARSAECCAEVLTAIAGQDSHDASTLREKLSLGKRLGKLRIGLLPEQFTRNRATACEKAYKEAVEVFKKLGYEIVDVKYPSMPYSLAVGIIVDAEGASAHENFIRGPRLKMLADINQVAGLAAALETPAVDYLWAMRFRNEALKANEIWEKCDCIFTPVFYHAAPPIDEPFDKSFRNMGGDGGPANLLGWPSMAFPIGFEDGAPLGGQIIAPAMREDICFHVARDFQRETNFHRTHPPGT, from the coding sequence ATGATGAGCCCATTTGCCACGATTCAGGAAATGCACGATGCGATACGTAGCAAAAAAATTTCTTCGGTCGAATTGACGGAATCGTATTTAGCGCGTCTCAAAACTCTCGGGAAAGAGCACCACGCAGTCGTGGAAATAACGGAAGAGATCGCTTTGAAACAAGCGAGAGAAGCGGATGAGTACCTCGAGAAGAACAGACGAACGAAGAGTAAATTGCATGGGATCCCTTACGGAGCAAAAGATTTGCTGGCTACGAAAGGGATTCCAACGCGGTGGGGCTCTCCAGGGCATCACGACCAAGTTTTCGATTACGATGCTACGGTAATTCGAAAATTGCGAGAAGCCGGTGCGGTTTTAATCGGGAAACTCAGCATGATAGAACTTGCAGGGGGGGGAAATTACAACGTTGCTCATGCGAGCGATGTGGGTGCTTGCTTGTGCGCATGGGATAAAAAGAGATGGGCGGGCGGCTCGAGCAGTGGAAGCGGTGCCGCTACCGCTTTAGGTTGTGTGGGGTTCAGCATAGGAAGCGAAACGAGCGGGAGCATCACCTGCCCCTCGGCATTCAACGGAGTAACTGGTTTTCGCCCCACATATGGCAGAGTGAGCCGTTATGGAGCGATGGCACTATGCTGGACTTTAGACAAATTAGGACCGATGGCGCGTTCTGCAGAGTGTTGTGCAGAGGTGCTCACGGCAATTGCTGGACAGGATTCGCATGACGCGAGCACACTGCGAGAAAAATTATCTTTGGGAAAACGTCTCGGAAAACTAAGAATAGGTTTGTTGCCTGAGCAATTCACGCGAAATCGAGCGACGGCATGTGAGAAAGCATACAAAGAAGCGGTGGAAGTTTTCAAGAAATTAGGATATGAAATCGTAGACGTGAAGTATCCCTCCATGCCCTATTCTCTTGCGGTTGGGATTATCGTGGATGCGGAGGGGGCGAGCGCTCATGAAAATTTTATTCGCGGTCCTCGTTTGAAGATGCTGGCAGATATTAACCAAGTCGCAGGGCTTGCCGCTGCACTCGAAACGCCTGCTGTAGATTATCTATGGGCGATGCGATTTCGAAACGAGGCATTGAAAGCCAATGAGATTTGGGAAAAATGCGATTGCATTTTCACTCCGGTTTTCTATCATGCAGCCCCCCCTATCGACGAACCGTTCGACAAAAGTTTTCGAAATATGGGCGGGGATGGAGGTCCTGCGAATTTACTGGGATGGCCTTCGATGGCTTTCCCGATAGGTTTCGAAGACGGCGCTCCTTTGGGGGGGCAGATCATCGCTCCTGCGATGAGGGAAGATATTTGTTTCCATGTCGCGCGCGATTTCCAAAGAGAGACGAACTTTCATCGAACACATCCACCCGGGACGTAA
- the prpB gene encoding methylisocitrate lyase gives MLHPKLPSPGAVLRKLLEEKTVIAPGVYDAITCLLAQQAGAKALYITGAGVTNSQLGVPDIALITLTEMVCHASAIAGVSKVPIICDADTGYGGTMNVVRAIREFENIGLAGVHIEDQVHSKRCGHLEGKQLVPPEEMASKIRAAVKAREDPSFMIIARTDARGVAGLEEAIHRAKLYVLSGADCIFPEGLESKEEFALFRKEVPGLLMANMTEFGKTPLISAKEFEELGYSLVIFPMTAFRMAAESARRAYETVLHEGTQASILDKMMTREALYRLIDYEAYNALDKEIADEVQKLSKEKK, from the coding sequence GTGCTTCATCCGAAACTGCCTTCGCCCGGTGCGGTTTTGCGAAAACTACTCGAAGAAAAAACCGTCATCGCGCCGGGAGTTTATGACGCAATTACATGCCTTTTGGCACAACAGGCTGGAGCGAAAGCCCTTTACATTACAGGAGCTGGTGTCACGAACAGTCAGCTAGGCGTGCCGGATATCGCGTTGATTACTCTCACAGAGATGGTGTGTCATGCGAGCGCAATCGCGGGAGTTTCGAAAGTGCCCATCATTTGCGACGCCGACACAGGCTATGGCGGAACGATGAACGTTGTTCGCGCTATTAGAGAGTTTGAAAATATAGGACTCGCAGGCGTGCATATCGAAGACCAGGTTCATTCGAAGCGCTGTGGACATTTAGAAGGGAAACAACTCGTCCCGCCAGAGGAAATGGCGTCAAAAATTCGCGCAGCAGTGAAAGCCAGGGAAGATCCTTCGTTTATGATTATCGCTCGGACGGATGCAAGAGGTGTAGCCGGCTTGGAAGAGGCTATCCATCGCGCTAAACTATATGTTCTGAGTGGTGCGGATTGTATCTTTCCCGAAGGCTTAGAGTCGAAAGAAGAATTCGCCCTTTTTCGCAAAGAAGTTCCCGGCTTGCTCATGGCGAATATGACCGAGTTCGGGAAGACTCCTTTGATCTCCGCAAAGGAATTCGAGGAGTTGGGCTATAGCCTCGTGATTTTCCCGATGACGGCGTTTCGAATGGCTGCGGAAAGCGCGCGTCGAGCATACGAAACTGTGTTACATGAAGGTACGCAGGCTTCTATCTTAGATAAAATGATGACTCGTGAAGCACTCTATCGGCTAATCGATTACGAAGCGTACAATGCGCTCGATAAAGAAATTGCAGATGAAGTTCAAAAACTTAGCAAGGAGAAAAAATAA
- a CDS encoding pyruvate dehydrogenase complex E1 component subunit beta gives MAEITYREALRQALIEEMERDENVFLIGEDIGRYQGSFRVTQNLIKQFGSKRVVDTPISEPGFVGIAMGAALQGLRPVVEMMTMSFSILAFDQIINHVAKIHYMSGGQFKVPMVIRGPGGSAHQLSAQHSHSVEGWYAHVPGLKVVAPSTPEDAYGMLKTAIRDDNPVIFTENPNLYGLKGEAPTGDDFTIPFGKAAIRRFGEDVSLIAYSRMAHVCAEAAAELEKEGISAEVIDVRSLMPLDSETLFESVKKTHRAVVVYEDWKFGGFGAEIAAKIQESCFDDLDAPVLRVGGLNVPMPYSRKLELLCVPNNNDVVEKVKSLF, from the coding sequence ATGGCAGAAATCACTTATCGCGAAGCACTTCGTCAAGCACTCATCGAAGAGATGGAGCGAGACGAAAATGTGTTTCTTATCGGAGAAGACATCGGGAGATATCAAGGCAGTTTTCGTGTAACGCAAAACTTGATTAAACAATTCGGTTCGAAGCGCGTGGTGGATACACCGATATCGGAACCGGGCTTCGTCGGCATCGCGATGGGCGCCGCACTGCAGGGTTTGCGTCCTGTGGTGGAAATGATGACGATGAGTTTTTCGATTTTAGCATTCGACCAAATCATCAATCATGTTGCAAAAATACATTACATGAGTGGTGGGCAATTCAAAGTTCCTATGGTGATTCGAGGACCGGGGGGGTCAGCGCATCAGTTGAGCGCTCAACACAGTCATAGTGTGGAAGGCTGGTATGCGCATGTACCTGGTTTGAAAGTCGTCGCTCCTTCCACACCGGAAGATGCCTATGGGATGCTAAAGACGGCAATTCGTGACGATAACCCCGTGATTTTCACAGAGAATCCGAACCTATACGGATTGAAAGGTGAAGCCCCCACCGGCGACGATTTCACGATTCCATTCGGAAAAGCGGCAATACGCAGGTTCGGAGAAGACGTGTCTTTGATTGCATATTCTCGAATGGCGCATGTGTGTGCAGAAGCCGCTGCGGAATTAGAGAAAGAGGGAATATCCGCGGAAGTTATAGACGTTCGTTCGTTGATGCCTTTGGATTCGGAGACACTATTCGAGTCCGTGAAGAAGACGCACCGCGCTGTAGTTGTTTACGAGGATTGGAAGTTCGGCGGCTTCGGAGCCGAAATAGCGGCGAAGATTCAAGAGAGTTGCTTCGACGATTTGGATGCTCCCGTATTGAGAGTGGGGGGGCTGAACGTACCGATGCCTTATTCGAGGAAATTGGAACTCCTGTGCGTGCCGAATAATAACGATGTCGTAGAAAAGGTGAAAAGTTTGTTTTAA
- a CDS encoding acyl-CoA dehydrogenase family protein, translated as MDFRLSQEHELIRESAKKFAENEILPNIRERDRNHEVKPDLLKKMGEAGFLGVALPAKYGGSDSDYISLGIVCEEFEKADTSARVVLSVHSALHALTLLQWGNKEQKQRLLTPLAKGEKVGAFALTEPDAGSDAVNLRTRAEKDGDVYVLNGEKTWISLANYADQFLVVAVTNPDAKPRHLGMSAFIVERNLPGFSSRPIHGKLGVRAGDTGQIFFDNVRVPVENRLGEEGDGFRIAMSALDHGRYTVAAGAVGIMRACLDASVAYAQERKVGGEPIGKKQLIQQMIANMVAGIEIGTLLYQRVGWMKNVGLRHTREASLAKWVNCNNAFQAAHDAIEIHGAYGYSDEFPVERYFRNSRGAMIYEGTREIHTLLQAEYALGYREDKPLKRMLPTYPFSEDV; from the coding sequence ATGGATTTTCGACTCAGTCAAGAACACGAACTCATTCGTGAATCTGCGAAGAAATTCGCTGAAAACGAAATTCTGCCCAATATCCGAGAACGCGACCGCAACCACGAAGTCAAGCCGGATTTATTGAAGAAAATGGGAGAAGCAGGGTTCTTAGGAGTCGCATTGCCTGCGAAATATGGCGGCAGTGATTCGGATTACATTAGTTTGGGAATCGTATGTGAAGAATTCGAAAAAGCCGACACGAGTGCAAGGGTCGTTTTGAGTGTTCATTCTGCTTTGCACGCTCTCACACTTTTGCAATGGGGAAACAAAGAACAAAAACAACGACTGTTAACGCCTCTCGCGAAAGGAGAGAAAGTGGGTGCGTTCGCATTGACCGAACCCGATGCGGGAAGCGATGCCGTCAATTTGCGAACGCGCGCCGAAAAAGACGGAGATGTTTATGTACTGAATGGCGAGAAAACCTGGATTTCCTTAGCGAATTATGCTGATCAGTTTTTAGTCGTCGCTGTAACGAATCCTGATGCAAAACCGCGTCATTTAGGAATGAGTGCGTTTATCGTCGAAAGAAATCTTCCCGGATTTAGCAGTCGCCCTATACATGGCAAATTGGGGGTTCGCGCAGGGGACACCGGACAGATCTTTTTCGATAATGTGCGTGTTCCTGTCGAAAATCGTTTAGGGGAAGAGGGGGATGGGTTTCGTATCGCGATGAGCGCCCTCGACCATGGCCGTTATACAGTTGCGGCTGGAGCGGTGGGGATAATGCGTGCGTGTTTGGATGCCTCTGTCGCTTATGCACAAGAACGAAAAGTGGGCGGTGAACCTATCGGGAAAAAGCAACTCATTCAACAGATGATTGCGAATATGGTTGCGGGAATCGAGATCGGTACCCTTTTATATCAGAGAGTGGGATGGATGAAAAATGTCGGTCTCCGTCACACCCGGGAGGCATCGCTTGCGAAATGGGTGAATTGCAATAACGCATTTCAAGCGGCTCATGATGCCATAGAAATTCATGGGGCTTATGGATATTCCGATGAATTTCCTGTCGAACGGTATTTCAGAAATTCAAGAGGGGCGATGATTTACGAGGGAACTCGCGAAATCCATACCCTTTTGCAGGCTGAATATGCCCTCGGTTACCGTGAGGACAAACCATTGAAGAGAATGCTTCCCACGTATCCTTTCTCTGAAGACGTCTAA
- a CDS encoding ABC transporter ATP-binding protein, with protein sequence MLEIRNLHVYYGAIHALKGLDIDVYAGEIVSIIGSNGAGKSTLLRTISGLIKPREGTIRFESKDITGAPPHRVVQLGIVHAPEGRKIFTNLTVGENLLLGAYARKDPEVQKDLEMVLNRFPRLRERFNQSGATLSGGEQQMLAIGRALMGRPKLLLLDEPSLGLAPNLVTEVFRIIKQINEDGTTVLLVEQNAHRALELANRAYVLETGRIVLTDTGKACLNNPKVREAYLGA encoded by the coding sequence TTGTTAGAGATTCGAAATCTGCACGTTTATTACGGCGCGATTCATGCGCTCAAAGGTTTGGATATCGATGTTTATGCCGGTGAAATCGTTTCCATCATCGGTTCGAATGGAGCGGGGAAAAGTACCCTTTTAAGAACGATATCGGGGTTAATCAAGCCTCGCGAAGGCACGATTCGTTTCGAAAGCAAGGACATTACGGGGGCGCCCCCCCATCGAGTCGTGCAACTCGGGATCGTTCATGCACCAGAAGGAAGAAAGATTTTTACGAATCTTACGGTAGGAGAAAATCTTTTGCTGGGCGCTTATGCCCGAAAAGACCCAGAAGTTCAGAAGGACTTGGAAATGGTGCTGAATCGTTTTCCGCGTCTTCGTGAACGGTTCAATCAAAGTGGAGCCACGCTCAGCGGGGGGGAACAACAAATGCTCGCCATCGGTCGAGCGCTTATGGGTCGTCCCAAACTGCTTTTACTGGACGAACCGAGTTTGGGTTTAGCGCCTAACTTGGTTACAGAGGTTTTTCGCATCATCAAACAAATCAATGAGGATGGAACGACGGTTTTGCTCGTAGAACAAAATGCACATCGCGCTTTGGAACTCGCCAATCGCGCCTATGTTTTAGAAACAGGCAGAATCGTTTTGACTGATACGGGGAAAGCCTGCTTGAATAATCCAAAAGTTCGGGAGGCGTATTTAGGAGCATGA
- the rimI gene encoding ribosomal protein S18-alanine N-acetyltransferase has product MKVALSVRIEPMQVSHLPRVHEIEEKTNPTPWSLRSFRSELDNPQASYFVVIAKDEIVGFAGYWRVIDEAHITTIAVDPNYQGMGIGKKLLAHLLNDAKEKGLRCATLEVRASNSRAIALYEKFGFVRCATRKRYYSHNNEDAVVMWLYNLHEKKWNT; this is encoded by the coding sequence ATGAAAGTGGCACTTTCGGTGCGAATCGAGCCGATGCAGGTTTCTCATTTACCTCGTGTTCATGAAATCGAAGAGAAGACGAATCCTACCCCTTGGTCTTTACGCTCCTTTCGTTCGGAATTGGATAACCCTCAGGCTTCGTATTTCGTAGTGATCGCAAAAGACGAAATTGTAGGTTTTGCAGGATATTGGAGAGTCATAGACGAAGCCCACATTACAACGATTGCCGTCGATCCGAATTATCAAGGAATGGGAATCGGGAAAAAGCTCCTTGCGCACCTCTTGAACGATGCTAAAGAAAAAGGACTGAGGTGCGCGACCTTGGAAGTGCGAGCGAGCAATTCTCGAGCCATTGCGTTATATGAAAAATTCGGCTTCGTACGTTGCGCCACCCGAAAACGCTACTATTCTCATAATAATGAAGATGCCGTCGTAATGTGGCTGTATAATCTTCATGAAAAGAAGTGGAATACTTAG
- the pdhA gene encoding pyruvate dehydrogenase (acetyl-transferring) E1 component subunit alpha, translated as MKKEAVEPTEAGTESPAELVRLFREMLRIRVFEDQSIKAFRAGLAGGYLHVYSGQEAVAVGWLSCIRNDDPVITAYRDHGHALYLGCDPVAVMAEIMGRTGGLSRGKGGSMHLYSAAHRFYGGWGIVGGHTGIGVGLAFGTKYKGGDQVTHLFMGDGAVNAGILYEAMNMASLWDLPVVFIVENNQYAMGTRVEYHSADPELHNRAAGFRMEHERIDGMDVLRVRRDAKRIIEHVRKTQRPYFVEIMSYRFEGHGAADVEQTLYRSPEEIEQAKKRDPILLLEKHMLEHDVINKDELEKIRKEIQEEMEEVYKKAAALPHPEPEEVYRDVYTDIEPEKGH; from the coding sequence ATGAAGAAGGAAGCGGTCGAACCTACTGAAGCCGGCACCGAGAGCCCAGCAGAACTCGTACGTCTTTTTCGCGAAATGCTTCGCATAAGGGTCTTCGAGGACCAATCTATCAAAGCATTTCGTGCGGGGCTCGCGGGGGGTTATTTACACGTGTACTCTGGCCAAGAGGCAGTTGCTGTCGGCTGGCTTTCATGCATTCGCAACGACGACCCTGTTATCACCGCCTATCGCGACCATGGTCACGCCCTATACCTGGGATGTGACCCGGTTGCAGTGATGGCGGAAATTATGGGTCGTACCGGTGGCCTGAGTCGCGGGAAGGGAGGTTCCATGCACCTCTATAGCGCTGCGCATAGGTTTTATGGAGGTTGGGGGATCGTCGGTGGACATACGGGAATAGGCGTTGGATTGGCATTCGGGACGAAATACAAGGGCGGCGACCAAGTTACGCATTTATTCATGGGAGATGGAGCAGTCAATGCCGGAATCCTCTACGAGGCTATGAACATGGCGTCTCTTTGGGATTTGCCGGTTGTGTTTATTGTCGAAAACAATCAATACGCAATGGGAACTCGAGTGGAATATCACTCGGCAGACCCGGAACTACATAACCGTGCCGCTGGATTTCGCATGGAACATGAACGAATCGATGGAATGGATGTTCTTCGAGTGCGGCGCGATGCGAAACGAATCATCGAACATGTGCGAAAAACGCAACGCCCTTATTTCGTCGAAATCATGAGTTATCGCTTCGAAGGACATGGTGCTGCAGACGTGGAGCAAACTCTCTATCGCTCGCCAGAAGAAATAGAACAAGCGAAGAAACGCGACCCGATACTTCTTTTGGAAAAGCATATGCTCGAACACGATGTCATCAACAAAGATGAACTCGAAAAAATTCGCAAAGAAATTCAGGAAGAAATGGAAGAAGTCTATAAAAAGGCAGCAGCGCTTCCGCATCCAGAACCGGAAGAAGTTTATCGGGATGTTTACACTGACATCGAACCGGAGAAAGGACACTGA
- a CDS encoding TOBE domain-containing protein: MKDSGRLTRKQAAEALGVTTKTLALWERSGKIPAPERDWRGWRWYDPETLVEIRRKMLGGDEKTQPPLEIPGMELSTRNRLRGIVKEITCDDVQCEVVVELPDKQEIVSVITHNSVRRLRLRVGDKVTVVFKETDVMLAR; this comes from the coding sequence ATGAAAGATTCTGGGCGACTTACTCGCAAGCAGGCAGCAGAGGCATTAGGTGTAACCACGAAAACTCTCGCTCTTTGGGAGCGTAGCGGAAAGATTCCGGCACCTGAAAGGGATTGGCGAGGATGGAGATGGTACGACCCGGAAACACTGGTCGAAATTCGCAGAAAGATGTTAGGAGGTGATGAGAAAACCCAACCACCTCTCGAAATTCCCGGAATGGAACTCAGCACCCGAAATCGTTTAAGGGGAATCGTTAAGGAAATCACCTGTGATGACGTTCAGTGTGAGGTCGTCGTCGAGTTGCCGGATAAGCAGGAAATTGTAAGCGTAATCACGCACAATAGCGTGCGCAGATTGAGGCTTCGCGTCGGAGACAAAGTTACTGTCGTTTTCAAAGAGACCGATGTAATGCTTGCCCGTTAA
- a CDS encoding ASCH domain-containing protein encodes MYALNFYPELYAEALRTHRKTVTIRLGDKSYKYREGELVWVTVGPRFGLRQKLYTAVIDRVELKTIGDLSRRDIERENPEFRTPEDVRNLLQRIYNEQISLEHLVTVIHFSAVQE; translated from the coding sequence ATGTATGCGTTGAACTTTTATCCCGAGTTGTATGCGGAAGCGTTGCGCACGCATCGCAAAACGGTGACGATTCGCTTAGGGGATAAATCCTATAAATACCGAGAAGGCGAACTCGTATGGGTAACGGTCGGTCCTCGTTTCGGTCTGCGCCAAAAATTATATACAGCGGTTATAGATAGAGTGGAATTGAAAACGATAGGTGATTTGAGCCGCAGAGATATCGAACGAGAAAATCCAGAATTTCGTACTCCCGAAGACGTTCGCAATCTGCTTCAACGTATTTATAACGAACAGATTTCTTTGGAACATTTAGTTACTGTAATTCATTTCAGCGCCGTTCAAGAGTGA
- a CDS encoding citrate/2-methylcitrate synthase, whose product MASQTYSPGLEGVIAGVTKLSDIDVEKSLLMYRGYNVHDLAKEGCFEETAYLLFYGKLPTRRELDDFQTTLSENRDVPQFVYEAMSKVPRNAHPMDQLKVGVQTLAPSDPDYSADPTDHEANLRKAIRLTAKMGTLVANGWRIAHDEQPIPPNPELNTAANFLYMLFGKRADDFAEKALDTSFVLYAEHGFNASTFCARVTVSTLSDIYSGVVSAIGTLKGSLHGGANEKAMEMLLEIGDPANAETYIRNALAKKKKIMGFGHREYRISDSRAGIMGEVGKEAARRSGNEKWAQIADIVERVMKEEKGLFPNVDFPAAYAYYSLGIPIPLYTPIFAVSRITGWSAHIIEQLDNNRIIRPKCIYEGEPLRAYVPIEERG is encoded by the coding sequence ATGGCATCGCAGACTTATAGCCCAGGACTCGAAGGAGTTATCGCTGGTGTCACGAAGCTGAGCGACATAGATGTAGAAAAGTCGCTGTTAATGTATCGAGGATATAACGTACACGATTTGGCGAAAGAAGGATGCTTCGAAGAGACTGCTTATTTACTATTTTACGGAAAACTGCCAACGAGGAGGGAATTGGATGATTTTCAAACAACTCTTTCGGAAAATCGTGATGTTCCTCAGTTCGTATACGAGGCAATGTCGAAGGTCCCAAGGAATGCGCATCCTATGGACCAACTCAAAGTAGGTGTGCAGACTCTTGCACCGAGTGACCCGGATTATTCGGCAGACCCGACAGACCATGAAGCGAATTTGAGAAAAGCGATTCGGCTTACCGCAAAGATGGGGACACTCGTTGCCAATGGATGGAGAATTGCACATGATGAACAGCCAATCCCCCCCAATCCGGAATTGAACACGGCAGCGAATTTTCTCTATATGCTTTTCGGTAAAAGAGCGGACGATTTTGCGGAAAAGGCGTTGGATACCTCGTTCGTTTTATATGCGGAGCATGGCTTTAATGCTTCCACTTTTTGCGCTCGAGTCACAGTCTCGACGTTGAGCGATATTTATAGCGGAGTCGTTTCTGCTATTGGAACCCTGAAGGGAAGCTTACACGGGGGGGCAAACGAGAAAGCTATGGAAATGCTTCTGGAGATCGGAGACCCTGCGAATGCAGAAACTTATATAAGAAACGCCCTTGCGAAGAAGAAAAAAATTATGGGATTCGGACATAGGGAATATCGCATTAGCGATAGTCGCGCGGGAATTATGGGAGAGGTCGGCAAAGAAGCTGCACGAAGAAGCGGAAACGAAAAGTGGGCACAAATTGCCGACATCGTCGAGCGTGTCATGAAAGAAGAAAAAGGTCTTTTCCCGAACGTGGATTTCCCTGCGGCGTATGCGTATTATTCCTTGGGAATTCCCATTCCGCTTTACACGCCGATTTTTGCAGTATCGCGAATCACGGGATGGTCAGCGCATATTATCGAGCAATTGGACAATAATAGAATTATCAGACCGAAATGTATTTATGAAGGAGAGCCGTTACGTGCATATGTTCCGATTGAAGAGAGAGGATAA
- the smpB gene encoding SsrA-binding protein SmpB has protein sequence MPSPSDSKAKSLPVFINRRARHDYEILDSYEAGIALQGAEVKSILQGKLNFTGAYCRVVDGELWLENMDIAPYEQARAYAPPRQRPRKLLMHKQEIERLRRRIEEKGLTLIPTKVYFRNGKVKVEISLARGKKRHDKREKLIEKAARREEKL, from the coding sequence ATGCCGTCCCCCTCCGATTCCAAGGCGAAATCGCTGCCGGTCTTCATCAACCGGCGTGCGAGGCACGATTACGAAATCCTCGATTCCTACGAGGCGGGGATCGCGCTTCAGGGTGCGGAGGTGAAGAGTATTTTGCAAGGAAAGCTTAACTTTACAGGTGCATATTGCCGGGTGGTTGACGGAGAGTTGTGGTTGGAAAACATGGATATCGCACCGTACGAACAAGCACGGGCATATGCTCCTCCAAGGCAAAGACCGCGAAAACTTCTCATGCACAAGCAAGAAATCGAACGCTTACGGAGAAGAATCGAAGAAAAAGGGTTGACATTGATTCCTACTAAGGTTTATTTCCGGAATGGGAAGGTGAAGGTCGAGATCTCACTTGCGCGCGGGAAAAAGAGGCATGACAAAAGAGAGAAATTGATAGAAAAAGCAGCGAGAAGAGAGGAAAAGTTATAA
- a CDS encoding ZIP family metal transporter → MIWRHRHETNHQEEKTAGTLILVGDTFHNFLDGFVIAAAFLHSIPLGIAASLATIAHEVPQEVSDFALLLQSGYSRSRALLLNFLSGSGTLVGAILGYFFLEPLKSAIPFIMILAGASFLYIATADIVPTLHRYRSFLDSVIQFVLLLFGIFTILLLREIQH, encoded by the coding sequence GTGATTTGGCGCCATCGCCATGAAACGAACCATCAAGAAGAAAAAACTGCGGGCACCCTGATTTTGGTCGGCGATACATTTCACAATTTTCTCGACGGTTTCGTGATTGCAGCGGCTTTCCTTCATTCGATCCCTTTGGGAATTGCCGCTTCTCTTGCAACGATAGCGCACGAAGTCCCACAAGAAGTAAGCGATTTTGCGTTGTTGTTGCAAAGCGGATACTCTCGTTCACGTGCACTGCTTTTGAATTTCCTCTCCGGCTCGGGCACTTTGGTGGGTGCAATTTTAGGATATTTCTTCTTAGAGCCTTTGAAAAGCGCAATCCCTTTCATTATGATTCTCGCCGGAGCGAGTTTCCTTTACATTGCCACTGCCGACATCGTCCCCACATTGCATCGCTATCGTTCCTTTCTCGATTCGGTCATACAATTCGTTTTACTGCTATTCGGAATATTCACAATCCTTCTCCTTCGCGAAATACAACATTAG
- a CDS encoding FKBP-type peptidyl-prolyl cis-trans isomerase yields the protein MLLFPRLAALSYLMPIFMLLLLLGLSSCTPPRKTEEIAEDLAKELANRRTPQARLRPFIPPRIKITPSPKERNLDKIREASAQIKTLQVKDVILGSGKIATEDSTVFINYVGRLPDGTIFDSNLLQSKPALRFTIGKGTVVKGLEMGVSGMRVGGVRTITIPPQLGYGNKPPVGSGIPPNAALIFDVELVFVAEPEGA from the coding sequence GTGCTGCTTTTTCCGCGCCTTGCCGCGCTGTCGTATCTTATGCCGATTTTTATGCTTTTGCTTTTATTAGGTCTCTCGAGCTGTACGCCGCCTCGAAAAACGGAAGAAATCGCCGAAGACCTTGCGAAGGAACTCGCTAACCGTCGCACTCCCCAGGCGAGACTCAGACCCTTTATTCCTCCACGCATTAAAATCACCCCGTCTCCGAAAGAACGCAATCTCGACAAAATACGAGAGGCTTCTGCTCAAATCAAAACCTTGCAGGTTAAGGACGTGATATTAGGAAGCGGGAAAATCGCGACGGAAGACTCTACGGTATTTATCAACTATGTCGGTAGGCTTCCCGATGGCACGATTTTCGATTCGAATCTTTTGCAATCGAAGCCTGCGTTGCGTTTCACTATTGGAAAGGGCACCGTGGTCAAAGGGCTGGAAATGGGTGTTTCGGGTATGCGCGTAGGCGGCGTTCGCACCATAACAATCCCCCCCCAATTGGGATATGGGAACAAACCGCCCGTGGGGAGTGGAATCCCACCGAATGCTGCTCTTATATTCGATGTGGAACTCGTTTTCGTAGCCGAACCGGAAGGAGCATAA